In one window of Nocardia brasiliensis DNA:
- a CDS encoding polysaccharide deacetylase family protein — protein sequence MPEEGMSRRRMLGLGIAMTAGVVGTGCFTTERDTTAAPSSPEPAAPTATATGARPVVDKAVPPPANSPSIIAARYAGTPPQQWGTQMPGITSTFTPTGKQMALTFDACGGPGNNDIDQALLDFLVAQQIPATLFLNKRWIDANQGRAAQLAANPLFELANHGVAHKPLSVNGRAAYGIAGTGSALEAAEEVSANHERLSGLLGRPPRFFRAGTAHYDDVAVRIVRDLGETPIGFSINVDYGATAAADRVANAMNAAAPGAISLAHMHRPRSGTAAGMIAALPRVRAMGFTFVHLP from the coding sequence ATGCCGGAAGAAGGGATGTCGCGACGGCGCATGCTCGGTCTGGGCATCGCGATGACCGCGGGTGTCGTCGGCACCGGATGCTTCACCACCGAGCGCGATACCACCGCGGCCCCGAGTTCGCCCGAGCCCGCCGCCCCCACGGCGACGGCCACCGGCGCTCGTCCTGTCGTCGACAAAGCCGTTCCACCGCCCGCCAACTCGCCGAGCATCATCGCCGCCCGCTACGCGGGCACTCCGCCGCAGCAGTGGGGCACCCAGATGCCGGGCATCACCAGCACTTTCACCCCGACCGGCAAGCAGATGGCGTTGACTTTCGACGCCTGCGGCGGACCGGGGAACAACGACATCGATCAGGCGCTGCTCGATTTCCTGGTCGCCCAGCAGATTCCGGCCACGCTGTTTCTGAACAAGCGCTGGATCGACGCCAACCAGGGACGGGCCGCGCAGCTGGCCGCGAACCCGCTGTTCGAGTTGGCGAACCACGGCGTCGCGCACAAACCGCTCTCGGTGAACGGTCGCGCGGCCTACGGCATCGCGGGCACCGGCTCGGCGCTGGAGGCGGCCGAGGAGGTCTCGGCCAACCATGAGCGGCTGTCCGGCCTGCTCGGGCGTCCGCCCCGGTTCTTCCGCGCGGGCACCGCGCACTACGACGACGTCGCGGTGCGGATCGTGCGCGACCTCGGCGAAACCCCCATCGGTTTCAGCATCAACGTCGACTACGGCGCCACCGCCGCCGCCGACCGGGTCGCGAACGCGATGAATGCCGCGGCGCCCGGGGCGATTTCGCTCGCGCACATGCACCGGCCGCGCTCGGGCACCGCCGCGGGCATGATCGCGGCGTTGCCACGGGTCCGCGCGATGGGTTTCACCTTCGTCCACTTGCCTTGA
- a CDS encoding citrate synthase 2 — protein sequence MTTTPAVPTGQTAVPSDFVSGLEGVVAFTTDIAEPDKDGGALRYRGVDIEDLVEGRVTFGDVWALLVDGEFGRGLPPAEPFPLPVHTGDVRVDVQAGLAMLAPIWGYQPLLDIDDETARDNLARASVMALSYVAQSARGIYQPAVPQQKIDECATVTERFMTRWKGDPDPKHTEAIDAYWVSAAEHGMNASTFTARVIASTGADVAASLSGAIGAMSGPLHGGAPARVLPMIEGVEKSGDARALVKGILDRKEKLMGFGHRVYRAEDPRARVLRATAKRLGAPRYEVAAALEQAALAELRERRPDRAIETNVEFWAAVILDFAEVPAHMMPAMFTCGRTAGWCAHILEQKQLGKLVRPAAIYTGPGPRRPEEVSGWGSVRHA from the coding sequence ATGACCACCACCCCCGCGGTGCCTACTGGGCAGACCGCCGTACCCAGTGATTTCGTCAGCGGCCTGGAGGGCGTGGTGGCTTTCACCACCGATATCGCCGAACCCGATAAGGACGGTGGTGCGCTGCGCTACCGGGGCGTCGATATCGAGGATCTGGTCGAGGGCAGGGTGACCTTCGGTGACGTGTGGGCCCTGCTGGTGGATGGTGAGTTCGGCCGCGGTCTGCCGCCCGCCGAGCCCTTCCCACTGCCCGTGCACACCGGTGACGTCCGGGTCGACGTGCAGGCCGGCCTGGCGATGCTCGCGCCGATCTGGGGTTACCAGCCGCTGCTCGACATCGACGACGAGACCGCGCGGGACAACCTGGCCCGTGCCTCGGTGATGGCGCTGTCCTATGTCGCGCAGTCCGCGCGCGGCATCTACCAGCCCGCGGTGCCGCAGCAGAAGATCGACGAGTGCGCCACGGTCACCGAGCGCTTCATGACCCGATGGAAGGGCGACCCGGACCCGAAGCACACCGAGGCGATCGACGCCTACTGGGTCTCGGCGGCCGAGCACGGCATGAACGCCTCCACCTTCACCGCCCGGGTGATCGCCTCCACCGGCGCCGATGTCGCCGCCTCGCTGTCCGGCGCGATCGGCGCGATGTCGGGTCCGCTGCACGGCGGGGCGCCCGCGCGCGTGCTGCCGATGATCGAAGGCGTGGAGAAGTCCGGGGACGCAAGGGCTCTGGTCAAGGGCATCCTGGATCGCAAGGAAAAGCTGATGGGCTTCGGGCACCGGGTCTACCGGGCCGAGGACCCGCGCGCCCGCGTGCTGCGCGCCACCGCGAAGCGGCTCGGCGCCCCGCGCTACGAGGTGGCCGCCGCGCTGGAGCAGGCCGCGCTGGCCGAGCTGCGTGAGCGTCGCCCGGACCGCGCCATCGAGACGAACGTGGAGTTCTGGGCCGCGGTGATCCTGGACTTCGCCGAGGTGCCCGCGCACATGATGCCCGCCATGTTCACCTGTGGCCGCACCGCGGGCTGGTGTGCGCACATTCTCGAGCAGAAGCAGCTCGGCAAGCTGGTGCGTCCCGCTGCCATCTACACCGGCCCCGGGCCGCGCCGCCCCGAGGAAGTCTCCGGCTGGGGCTCGGTCCGACACGCGTGA
- the pdxH gene encoding pyridoxamine 5'-phosphate oxidase: MRDLDNSSGGQEAAEFRPTPDLAAMRVDYGGAPFGSGEDIDLDETWLAGGWEPLLRHWIEQATAVGVAEPNAMVLATVSLASGTPRPVARTVLCKGLSPEGVTFYTNYDSAKGSQLAAVPFAAATFVWPALGRQVHVRGAIERVGAETTGVYWRSRPRDSQLGAWASHQSKPIGSRAELDRIMAETVERFADVDEIPVPPHWGGFLLRPDEVEFWQGRHGRLHNRIRVLVQDGKMTVDRLQP; this comes from the coding sequence ATGCGTGACCTGGACAATTCATCTGGCGGACAGGAAGCGGCCGAATTCCGGCCCACCCCCGATCTCGCGGCGATGCGGGTCGACTACGGCGGTGCTCCGTTCGGCAGTGGCGAAGACATCGATCTGGACGAAACCTGGCTGGCCGGCGGCTGGGAACCGTTGCTGCGCCACTGGATAGAGCAAGCCACCGCGGTGGGTGTCGCCGAGCCCAATGCCATGGTGCTGGCCACCGTGTCACTGGCGAGCGGGACGCCGCGACCTGTCGCGCGGACGGTCCTGTGCAAGGGACTTTCGCCCGAAGGTGTGACTTTTTACACGAACTACGACTCGGCCAAGGGCAGCCAGCTCGCCGCGGTCCCGTTCGCCGCCGCCACCTTCGTCTGGCCCGCGCTCGGTAGACAGGTGCACGTGCGCGGCGCGATCGAGCGGGTAGGCGCCGAGACCACCGGGGTGTACTGGCGCTCGCGGCCGCGCGACTCCCAGCTCGGCGCGTGGGCCTCGCATCAGTCCAAGCCCATCGGTTCCCGGGCCGAACTGGACCGGATCATGGCCGAGACGGTCGAGCGGTTCGCCGACGTCGACGAGATCCCGGTGCCGCCGCACTGGGGTGGGTTCCTGCTGCGACCCGACGAGGTGGAATTCTGGCAGGGCCGCCACGGCAGGCTGCACAATCGCATCCGGGTGCTGGTGCAGGACGGGAAGATGACCGTCGACCGGCTACAGCCGTGA
- a CDS encoding MFS transporter has protein sequence MKLLADTAPLRHSDFRRLWTSGIVTVIGAQLSIVAVPQQIFQITGSSGYVGLAGLFGLVPLIVFGLWGGALADVMDRRKLMLITNTGTGLTALAFWAQAAAGLDSVWVVLGLFAVQQAFFAVNQPTRSATIPRLLPEDQLAAANSLSMTVMQFGAIAGPVLAGVLIPVIGLATLYLIDAVFLLATLWAVWRLPALPPTGTVRKAGFRTVLDGFGYLATQRVLLASFAVDVIAMVFGMPRALFPQIAHDTFGDPSTGGVALGLLFASMSAGAVLGGVFSGWIPRIRRQGFAVIVCIALWGLAMVGFGLAVGFTGHGLGLGIGLWIALLCSAFGGAVDMVSAALRVTMLQQVATDEMRGRLQGVFIVVVAGGPRIGDVAHGFAAAGLGTAVAAAGGGVLVVVGVVIAALVFPAFVRYRVGRAPAETVA, from the coding sequence GTGAAACTGCTCGCCGACACCGCGCCCCTGCGCCACAGTGACTTCCGGCGGTTGTGGACCTCCGGCATCGTCACCGTGATCGGTGCCCAGCTGTCCATCGTCGCCGTGCCGCAGCAGATCTTCCAGATCACCGGCAGCTCCGGATACGTCGGCCTGGCCGGGCTGTTCGGCCTGGTCCCGTTGATCGTGTTCGGCCTGTGGGGCGGCGCGCTGGCCGACGTGATGGACCGGCGCAAACTGATGCTCATCACCAACACCGGCACCGGGCTCACCGCGCTGGCCTTCTGGGCCCAAGCCGCCGCGGGCCTGGACAGCGTATGGGTGGTGCTCGGCCTGTTCGCGGTGCAGCAGGCATTCTTCGCGGTGAACCAGCCGACGCGCAGCGCGACCATCCCGCGGCTGCTGCCCGAAGACCAACTGGCCGCGGCGAATTCGCTCAGCATGACGGTGATGCAGTTCGGCGCGATCGCCGGTCCGGTGCTCGCCGGTGTGCTGATCCCGGTCATCGGGCTGGCCACGCTGTACCTCATCGACGCCGTCTTCCTGCTCGCCACGCTGTGGGCGGTCTGGCGGCTGCCCGCGCTGCCGCCCACCGGAACGGTGCGTAAAGCCGGGTTCCGCACGGTCCTGGACGGTTTCGGTTATCTGGCGACCCAGCGGGTGCTGCTCGCCTCCTTCGCCGTCGACGTGATCGCGATGGTGTTCGGCATGCCGCGTGCGCTGTTCCCGCAGATCGCGCACGACACCTTCGGCGACCCGAGCACCGGCGGAGTCGCGCTCGGGCTGCTGTTCGCGTCCATGTCGGCGGGTGCGGTGCTCGGCGGGGTGTTCTCCGGCTGGATTCCGCGGATCCGGCGCCAAGGCTTTGCGGTCATCGTCTGCATCGCCCTGTGGGGTCTGGCCATGGTCGGGTTCGGCCTCGCCGTCGGGTTCACCGGACACGGCCTCGGTCTCGGCATCGGGCTGTGGATCGCGCTGCTCTGCTCGGCCTTCGGCGGTGCGGTGGACATGGTCTCGGCCGCGCTGCGGGTCACCATGCTGCAGCAGGTGGCGACCGACGAGATGCGCGGCAGGCTGCAGGGCGTGTTCATAGTGGTTGTCGCGGGTGGCCCCAGGATCGGTGATGTTGCCCACGGTTTCGCGGCCGCCGGTCTGGGTACCGCTGTAGCTGCCGCCGGCGGCGGCGTGCTGGTGGTGGTCGGCGTGGTGATCGCGGCGCTGGTTTTTCCGGCATTCGTCCGATACCGGGTGGGCCGCGCACCTGCCGAGACAGTGGCATGA
- a CDS encoding citrate synthase, with product MPAENIINVDEDAKPVLTYPGGEFPMTVTKAAEGNDGIELGKLLASTGYVTYDPGFMNTAPTKSAITYIDGEAGILRYRGYPIDQLAASSTFIEVSYLLIYGELPSQAQLEDFTDRIRRHTLLHEDLKRFFDGFPRNAHPMPVLSSAVNALSAYYQDSLDPRDPEQVELSTIRLLAKLPTIAAYSYKKSVGQPFLYPDNSLSLVENFLRMTFGFPAEPYEVDPEVAAALDMLLILHADHEQNCSTSTVRLVGSSDANLFTSVSGGINALWGPLHGGANQAVLEMLDGIKAEGGDVREFIRKVKNKEDGVKLMGFGHRVYRNYDPRAAIAKKHADAILNKLGNDELFDIAQALEEAALTDDYFVERRLYPNVDFYTGVIYKAMGFPTRMFTVLFAMGRLPGWIAHWREMHSEPLKIGRPRQIYTGYGARDYREITNRQQ from the coding sequence GTGCCCGCTGAGAACATCATCAACGTCGACGAAGACGCCAAGCCGGTACTCACCTATCCCGGCGGGGAATTCCCGATGACGGTCACCAAGGCCGCCGAGGGCAACGACGGGATCGAGCTGGGAAAGCTGCTCGCCAGCACCGGGTACGTCACCTACGACCCGGGTTTCATGAACACCGCCCCGACCAAGTCGGCCATCACCTACATCGACGGTGAGGCGGGCATCCTGCGCTACCGCGGGTACCCGATCGACCAGCTCGCCGCGTCCTCGACCTTCATCGAAGTGAGCTACCTGCTGATCTACGGTGAGCTGCCGTCGCAGGCCCAGCTGGAAGACTTCACCGACCGCATCCGCAGGCACACCCTGCTGCACGAGGACCTGAAGCGCTTCTTCGACGGTTTCCCGCGCAACGCGCACCCGATGCCGGTGCTGTCGTCCGCGGTGAACGCGCTGTCGGCGTACTACCAGGACTCGCTGGACCCGCGCGACCCCGAACAGGTCGAGCTGTCCACCATCCGCCTGCTGGCCAAGCTGCCCACTATCGCGGCCTACTCGTACAAGAAGTCGGTCGGCCAGCCGTTCCTCTACCCGGACAACTCGCTGAGCCTGGTGGAGAACTTCCTGCGGATGACCTTCGGCTTCCCGGCCGAGCCCTACGAGGTCGACCCCGAGGTCGCCGCGGCGCTGGACATGCTGCTCATCCTGCACGCCGACCACGAGCAGAACTGCTCCACCTCGACCGTGCGCCTGGTCGGTTCCTCCGACGCCAACCTGTTCACCTCGGTGTCCGGCGGCATCAACGCGCTATGGGGGCCGCTGCACGGCGGCGCGAACCAGGCCGTGCTCGAGATGCTCGACGGCATCAAGGCCGAGGGCGGCGACGTGCGGGAATTCATCCGCAAGGTCAAGAACAAGGAAGACGGCGTGAAGCTGATGGGCTTCGGGCACCGCGTCTACCGCAACTACGACCCGCGCGCCGCGATCGCCAAGAAGCACGCCGACGCGATCCTCAACAAGCTCGGCAACGACGAGCTGTTCGACATCGCCCAGGCACTGGAAGAAGCCGCGCTCACCGACGACTACTTCGTCGAGCGGCGCCTGTACCCGAACGTCGACTTCTACACCGGCGTCATCTACAAGGCCATGGGCTTCCCCACCCGGATGTTCACCGTGCTGTTCGCCATGGGCAGGCTGCCCGGCTGGATCGCGCACTGGCGCGAAATGCACAGCGAGCCGCTGAAGATCGGCCGTCCGCGCCAGATCTACACCGGCTACGGTGCGCGCGACTACCGCGAAATCACCAATCGTCAGCAGTAG
- a CDS encoding FKBP-type peptidyl-prolyl cis-trans isomerase: MTKPEIEFQGGPAPSELVIKDIIEGEGKEAVAGGNVEVHYVGVTFDTGEEFDSSWNRGESLTFPLRGLIQGWQDGIPGMKVGGRRQLTIPPALAYGAAGAGHPLAGKTLVFVIDLLDAS, translated from the coding sequence ATGACCAAGCCGGAGATCGAGTTCCAGGGCGGCCCCGCGCCTTCCGAGCTGGTGATCAAGGACATCATCGAGGGAGAGGGCAAGGAGGCCGTCGCCGGCGGTAACGTCGAGGTGCACTACGTCGGCGTGACGTTCGACACCGGTGAAGAATTCGACTCCTCCTGGAACCGCGGCGAATCCCTCACCTTCCCGCTGCGCGGCCTGATCCAGGGCTGGCAAGACGGCATCCCCGGCATGAAGGTCGGCGGCCGCAGGCAGCTCACCATCCCGCCCGCCCTGGCCTACGGCGCCGCGGGCGCCGGACACCCGCTCGCGGGCAAGACCCTGGTCTTCGTGATCGACCTGCTGGACGCTAGCTAG
- a CDS encoding sensor histidine kinase: protein MTETAAPKTRRLRSFSLRTRVAGAAAAGAIVIVSVISVISIRAIERNNVQQSDQQLAIAARIVLVEPVIATRFVNLLPGLNNDIAVTVRDSGAVTASTPTQLPDLTPGSRTIEVAGTPYRILSTSENQPADRVVSIGIPAASAAEATAEQRRWVLAGALLAIAAAAALGWLLAGRAVRPIVRLTRQVDARSGLPDPHNPQTPVDGSGVREAEKLANAVNTMLERVDQAQSATAAALETARDFAAVSAHELRTPLTAMRTDLEVLRTLDLDEAQRAEILGDLQRSQGRVETTLAALERLATGDLTNERDHVATDVGDLCDQAAHDAMRHFPGLTVRIDSDAELVTRGLPAGLRLAVDNALANSVKHGRATEALVTAHRTPDGHIVIGIDDNGRGIPAHERQAVFDRFFRGSQASKGGSGLGLALVAQQAQLHGGRAYFDDGTLGGVRLVLDLPERGAN from the coding sequence ATGACCGAGACCGCGGCGCCCAAAACCCGTCGGCTGCGGTCGTTTTCGTTGCGCACCCGGGTGGCTGGCGCCGCGGCGGCCGGTGCGATCGTGATCGTCTCGGTGATCAGCGTGATCAGTATCCGCGCCATCGAGCGCAACAACGTGCAGCAGTCCGATCAGCAGCTCGCGATCGCCGCGCGCATCGTGCTGGTCGAGCCGGTCATCGCGACCCGCTTCGTCAACCTGCTGCCCGGATTGAACAACGACATCGCGGTCACCGTGCGCGACAGCGGGGCCGTCACCGCGAGCACGCCGACCCAATTGCCCGATCTGACACCGGGTTCGCGCACCATCGAGGTCGCGGGCACGCCCTACCGCATCCTGTCGACCAGCGAGAACCAGCCCGCCGATCGGGTGGTCTCGATCGGCATACCCGCCGCGTCGGCGGCCGAGGCGACCGCGGAACAGCGGCGCTGGGTGCTGGCCGGCGCGCTGCTGGCGATCGCCGCGGCGGCCGCGCTCGGCTGGCTGCTCGCCGGGCGCGCGGTGCGCCCGATCGTGCGGCTTACCAGGCAGGTCGACGCGCGCAGCGGCCTGCCCGACCCGCACAATCCGCAGACGCCGGTGGACGGCTCGGGCGTGCGCGAGGCGGAGAAGCTGGCGAACGCGGTGAACACCATGCTGGAGCGGGTCGACCAGGCGCAATCGGCGACCGCCGCCGCGCTCGAGACCGCGCGGGATTTCGCCGCGGTCTCCGCGCACGAGCTGCGCACCCCGCTCACCGCCATGCGCACCGATCTCGAGGTGCTGCGCACCCTGGATCTGGACGAGGCGCAGCGCGCGGAGATCCTCGGCGACCTGCAGCGCAGCCAGGGCCGGGTGGAGACCACGCTCGCCGCCCTGGAGCGGCTGGCCACCGGCGACCTCACCAACGAACGCGACCACGTCGCCACCGACGTGGGTGATCTGTGCGATCAAGCCGCGCACGACGCCATGCGGCACTTCCCCGGCCTCACCGTCCGCATCGACAGCGACGCGGAGCTGGTGACCCGCGGCCTGCCCGCCGGGCTGCGCCTCGCGGTGGACAACGCGCTGGCCAACTCGGTCAAACACGGCCGCGCCACCGAGGCGCTGGTCACCGCGCATCGCACGCCGGACGGTCACATCGTCATCGGCATCGACGACAACGGCCGCGGCATCCCGGCGCACGAGCGCCAGGCCGTGTTCGATCGATTCTTCCGGGGCAGCCAGGCCAGCAAGGGCGGTTCCGGGCTGGGCCTGGCCCTGGTCGCGCAGCAGGCCCAGTTGCACGGTGGCCGCGCCTATTTCGACGACGGCACGCTCGGCGGCGTCCGCCTGGTGCTGGATCTGCCCGAGCGCGGGGCGAACTGA
- a CDS encoding response regulator transcription factor, with amino-acid sequence MSTPKVLVVDDDEDVLASVERGLRLSGFHVLVARDGAQALRSVSEHAPDAIVLDMNMPVLDGAGVVTALRAMGNEVPICVLSARASVDERISGLESGADDYLVKPFVLAELVARIRALLRRRTDTPPAATPGAITVGPLEVDIAGYRAVLHGNEIELTKREFELLSTLARNVGVVLSRERLLELVWGYDFAADTNVVDVFVGYLRRKLEVDGAPRLLHTIRGVGFVLRAPK; translated from the coding sequence GTGAGCACGCCGAAGGTCCTCGTCGTCGACGACGACGAGGACGTGCTCGCGTCGGTCGAACGCGGGCTGCGACTGTCCGGGTTCCACGTGCTCGTCGCGCGTGACGGAGCGCAGGCCCTGCGCAGCGTGAGCGAGCACGCGCCCGACGCGATCGTGCTCGATATGAACATGCCGGTGCTCGACGGCGCCGGGGTGGTGACCGCGCTGCGCGCGATGGGCAACGAGGTGCCGATCTGTGTGCTCAGCGCCAGAGCCTCGGTGGACGAACGGATCTCGGGGCTGGAGTCCGGTGCGGACGACTATCTGGTCAAGCCGTTCGTGCTCGCCGAGCTCGTCGCGCGGATCAGGGCGCTGCTGCGCAGGCGCACCGACACACCACCGGCCGCGACGCCGGGCGCGATCACCGTCGGGCCGCTGGAGGTCGACATCGCCGGGTACCGCGCCGTGCTGCACGGGAACGAAATCGAGCTCACCAAAAGGGAATTCGAGCTGCTGTCCACCCTGGCCCGCAATGTCGGCGTGGTGCTGAGCCGGGAACGGCTGCTGGAACTGGTGTGGGGCTACGACTTCGCCGCCGACACCAACGTAGTCGACGTGTTCGTCGGTTATCTGCGGCGCAAGCTCGAGGTGGACGGCGCGCCCCGGCTGCTGCACACCATCCGCGGGGTCGGCTTCGTGCTCCGGGCACCCAAATGA
- a CDS encoding hemophore-related protein — translation MKRSVGRPAVAAFAAGGLATVALFLSPAIAAADPMTLAGPLLESDCSFAQVDAALHDKAPQLASILDSNPTQKAELQRKFDQPVEQRRAELQRAIAENPDAAAQAENDPRAAGLAETIRQVAAACHNY, via the coding sequence ATGAAGCGTTCCGTTGGCCGTCCCGCCGTCGCCGCGTTCGCCGCGGGCGGACTGGCCACCGTGGCCCTGTTCCTCAGTCCCGCGATCGCCGCCGCCGATCCGATGACGCTGGCCGGGCCGCTGCTCGAATCGGACTGTTCCTTCGCCCAGGTCGACGCCGCGCTGCACGACAAGGCGCCCCAACTCGCCTCGATCCTCGACTCGAACCCGACGCAGAAGGCCGAGCTGCAGCGCAAGTTCGACCAGCCGGTCGAGCAGCGCCGCGCCGAGCTGCAGCGGGCGATCGCCGAGAACCCGGACGCCGCCGCGCAGGCCGAGAACGATCCGCGCGCGGCCGGACTCGCCGAGACCATCCGCCAGGTCGCCGCGGCCTGCCACAACTACTAG
- a CDS encoding AMP-binding protein: MNVRHEYRPVYQTSLVDPAEFWAGAAEAIDWDVPPTQIVDTTARPVARWFPDARLNTSFNALDRHVRGEGGLADQPALIYDSAMTGARGVFTYAELLEKVAEFAGAMRRIGVAAGDRVVIYLPMIPEAVIAMLACARIGAVHSVVFGGFAAPELAARIDDAEPVLIITASGGLEPGKRLEYPPIVLQALDLAETTAPRTVIVKQREQFRTINFPAPQAATESLPSSSQTVAAQWLDWDDAVRGATPADPVSVAATDPLYILYTSGTTGKPKGVVRDNGGHAVALAWSMRNIYDIGPGQVMWTASDVGWVVGHSYIVYAPLLVGATTLLYEGKPVGTPDAGAYWRVVAEHNVRVLFTAPTALRAIRKADPDAALAHRNDLSSLRALFCAGERLDPATYAWAEEVLLAGRTDCPVVDHWWQTETGWPICANLLGLQQLPIKAGSASVPVPGYRLRVLDSEGNPVAPNTEGNIVIGLPLPPGTLTGLWHDDERYKRSYLSAYPGHYLTGDSGYFDDDGYLYVLGRSDDVINMAGHRLSAGSIEAAIAGHQAVAECAVIGLPDELKGHRPLAYVVLKSGVEVDPAQLRDELVERVRTQIGAIATLHDAVIVTALPKTRSGKILRKTIRQITSGEQYEVPSTIEDPAVLDALEAQIRAARPLEDPALGSGQATLATPDVGSPA, encoded by the coding sequence TTGAACGTGCGGCACGAGTACCGACCGGTCTATCAGACCAGCTTGGTCGATCCCGCCGAGTTCTGGGCTGGTGCGGCTGAAGCGATCGACTGGGACGTACCGCCGACCCAGATCGTCGACACCACCGCGCGACCGGTGGCCAGATGGTTCCCCGACGCTCGCCTCAACACCTCCTTCAACGCCCTCGACCGGCATGTGCGGGGCGAGGGGGGCCTCGCGGATCAGCCCGCCTTAATATACGACTCCGCTATGACCGGCGCCAGAGGCGTTTTCACCTACGCCGAGCTGCTGGAAAAGGTAGCCGAGTTCGCGGGCGCGATGCGCCGAATCGGCGTCGCCGCAGGCGATCGAGTGGTGATCTACCTGCCGATGATCCCGGAAGCCGTGATCGCGATGCTCGCCTGCGCGCGCATCGGCGCGGTGCACTCGGTGGTGTTCGGCGGCTTCGCCGCGCCCGAGCTCGCCGCCCGCATCGACGACGCCGAGCCGGTGTTGATCATCACAGCCTCCGGCGGTCTGGAACCGGGCAAACGGCTCGAATATCCACCGATTGTGTTGCAGGCCTTGGACCTCGCCGAAACGACCGCGCCGCGCACCGTGATCGTGAAGCAGCGCGAGCAGTTCCGGACCATCAACTTCCCCGCCCCGCAGGCCGCCACGGAATCACTACCGAGTTCCAGCCAGACCGTCGCCGCGCAATGGCTCGATTGGGACGACGCTGTCCGTGGTGCGACACCGGCCGACCCGGTCTCGGTCGCCGCGACCGATCCGCTCTACATCCTCTACACCTCGGGCACCACCGGTAAGCCCAAAGGTGTGGTGCGCGACAACGGCGGACACGCGGTTGCCCTGGCCTGGTCCATGCGCAACATCTACGACATCGGCCCCGGCCAGGTGATGTGGACGGCCTCCGACGTCGGCTGGGTCGTCGGCCACTCCTACATCGTCTACGCGCCACTGCTGGTCGGCGCGACCACGCTGCTCTACGAGGGCAAGCCGGTCGGCACCCCCGACGCGGGCGCGTACTGGCGGGTCGTCGCCGAGCACAATGTTCGCGTACTGTTCACGGCCCCGACCGCCCTGCGCGCCATCCGCAAGGCCGACCCGGATGCCGCGCTGGCGCATCGCAACGACCTGTCGTCGCTGCGCGCGCTGTTCTGCGCCGGTGAGCGCCTCGATCCCGCCACCTACGCCTGGGCCGAGGAAGTACTGCTCGCCGGACGAACGGACTGCCCCGTGGTCGATCACTGGTGGCAGACCGAGACCGGCTGGCCGATCTGCGCGAACCTGCTCGGCCTGCAACAACTTCCGATCAAGGCGGGCTCGGCGTCGGTGCCGGTGCCCGGTTACCGGCTGCGCGTGCTCGACTCCGAGGGCAACCCGGTGGCGCCGAACACCGAGGGCAACATCGTGATCGGGCTACCACTGCCGCCCGGCACGCTGACCGGCCTATGGCACGACGACGAGCGCTACAAGCGCTCCTATCTATCCGCCTATCCCGGCCACTACCTCACCGGCGACTCCGGGTACTTCGACGACGACGGCTATCTCTATGTGCTCGGCCGCAGCGACGACGTGATCAACATGGCCGGGCACCGGCTCTCGGCGGGCAGCATCGAGGCGGCCATCGCGGGCCACCAGGCCGTCGCCGAGTGCGCGGTGATCGGCCTGCCCGACGAACTGAAAGGGCACCGGCCGCTCGCCTACGTGGTGCTCAAGTCCGGTGTCGAGGTGGACCCGGCGCAGCTGCGCGACGAACTGGTCGAGCGGGTGCGCACCCAGATCGGCGCGATCGCCACCCTGCACGACGCCGTCATCGTGACCGCGCTGCCGAAGACCCGTTCCGGCAAGATCCTGCGCAAGACGATCCGCCAGATCACCTCCGGTGAGCAATACGAGGTGCCCTCCACCATCGAGGACCCCGCGGTGCTCGACGCGCTGGAAGCCCAGATCCGGGCGGCCCGGCCGCTGGAAGACCCCGCGCTCGGGTCCGGCCAGGCCACGCTCGCCACGCCCGACGTCGGCTCGCCCGCCTGA